GGAACCAAGAGTGTTACTCAGTGGCAGAGTTCAAAGTCAGTGAAGCAGTTCTACTGAACCTTTTGGagaaaaatacaccacaaaTTGGTTCGCAAAAAACGCGTAAAATGAAGTGTTATCACGCATGACCTCAGTACTGGGCAAGGCAAACATTGTCGTAAAAGAAGAACTGAATTTACATCGGAATTTGACCTGAACAAAGTGGGATCGTAATAAACGCCcattaacttctttttacacttgtacaaCGGTTACAAATGATAAATTGATGCACTGAAGAataattggtaaaaattgctgagataaaattgagtaaatggaatacatttttttccagagcactTAAAACCTGGCAAATATAGGATAACAGGCATACATATATTAAAAATTCTTACTTTAattgtattatttataattaattCATACGACTAAATTatttaataaaattaatgttcatGAGTAATTTGCTTAGGATAAAATGCTATtcattcaaaattttaaaagcCATGACGTTATTGTGTCTCTAATTGATTTAGCAATTAATAAAATCAATTGTTACATGTACTCCGTAcgtatttttgttttacaatatgCTGGATTTGTTTTTCCTGTACATtgagtcaatcaatcaatatatatatatatatatatatatatatatatatgcacttgAATTATTTTAACCAAtctaataaaattaaaaaactatataaataaaaataaacaatcgtaaaatatgtattgttaattcttcacgaaaaaaaatgacaacgaaTAAATTCACAAAACATCTAACGAGGTAAacgaattaaaaacacattttgaacttTGGGCGTGAAAATTTCCATAGAGCAGGTATGTTGACATGAAAGcaccaaatttgaatgattaggACAAtactttgtgtattttgtaaTTAATGAGCCAAATATGGGAGCGAAAGTAGAATGAATTCAACAACCATTACATGACACTTGATGTTGTAAATGCTcgattataagataagatatcctttattcgtcccacaatggggaaatttacagcctccagcagcaagaatgtatatagaaagaagaaaggagaaagagaaaaaaaacaacaaacatctttcaattaaatataataataataataatttttatccatttgtgtgtgtgtgtatggttgcACGGTTGCGAAAGGTAATAATTATACTGGACATACTTTATCAGTACAGTTCAATTTAGCACGATGTCAATCTGGAGGGGGGAGTGCTCGTGGGGTGGGAGGCTTTCCAAAATTTTTGACACGATTACATGTGAAAGAAACCCAAGTGGGAGGGACTCGAATGTTTGAATGAAGTCACCGCGGCGTGTGAGCCCGACTTCATCTCTCACTCTCACCGAGGTTCCCACCATGGACGCGCGCCTCTTCGAAAGTCACTTTTTGGGACTTTGAAACAATGCCACCGAGGTGTTCTGCCCCCGAACGGAGGTTCCGGCACGAGCAGAAAGTTCGTTCATGAGTAAGACCGCGGAGCGTCCGGAAGATGGAGAGCGCGACGAGCGAGCAGTCCGTGACGGGTCGCCCCATGATCCCCACCATCCCGTCCATCATGTTCATCTTCGGGGTGGTGGGCAACGTCATCGCCATCGCGGTGCTGTGCAAGTCTCGCAAGGAGCAGAAGGAGACCACTTTCTACACGCTGGTGTGCGGTCTGGCCGTCACCGACCTCCTGGGCACGCTGCTGGCCAGCCCGGTCACCATCGCCACCTACGTGAAGGGCGCCTGGCCCGGCGGGGAGCCCCTGTGCCAGTACTTCGGCTTCACGCTCATCTTCTTCTCCCTGGCCGGCCTCAGCATCATCTGCGCCATGTCCGTGGAAAGGTACATGGCCATCAACCACGCGTACTTCTACAACGACCACGTGGACCAGAAGCTGGCCGGCTTGACCCTGGCGGCCATCTACGTGTCCAACGCGCTCTTTTGCGCGCTGCCCGTCCTGGGCTTCGGTCGCGTCCAGAAGCAGTACCCGCGGACCTGGTGCTTCCTGGAGTGGCGGAGTAACGAGACGAGCGACGCGGCGTTCAACTTCATGTACGCGGGGTTCAGTTCGGTGCTCATCCTGGCCACGGTGCTGTGCAACGTGCTGGTGTGCGGCGCTCTCATCCGCATGCACCGGCGTTACATGCGAAGGACGTCGCTGGGCGCCGACCTGACTCGCGGCAGCGTGGACTCGCGCAAGAGGGCTCGAAGTTTCGGCCGCCTGGCCGGTGCCGAGATCCAGATGGTCATCCTGCTCATCGGCACCTCGGCAGTCGTGCTCATCTGCTCCATTCCGCTTGTTGTGAGTGGGCGTTCTGCGCCTTTAcgcacgttttgttttttacgcaGCGTCCTCGAGCGAATGCGTCGGGTTCGACGCTGATGTATTCGCAGGATATCACGATTTATATTCTGTTGTATGAGTGGCAACGGCGCAGCTGGGTTGTATTCGGTATTTCATGCTTTTCTTTATCACCTGGCATAGATTGATAGGTCAACATCCATATGCTGTATTTGTTGACAAACTAAGGTCAAAAGTGGATACTTTCCCGTGCCACTCCTGATGATCTCTCGTGACCGCTTTACCATGGCAACCGCTCACCTGCAAATAATCCTCGCCTGTTCTGCAAATAACACAAATCGAGACACTTTTGGTAGTCAGGGTACATCGTATTACATCATATTTCCTACATGGCCATAATCTCATGCCATAGACAGTTATTCAAATGATTCATTTGATTCGTCagagtattatttatttactacAAATCCTGTATATTTGCTCGTGTATATAATATGTATGTCAAGCAACATAATAACAGCTTTGTGGCCATTTATATTTGGTTTCAACCTTTCAagcacacaaaataatttgagcAAAGGCACCTCAACTGTAAAGTACTGAATAGTAGGAATCGAATATTGGCTTCTTCTAGGTTCGCCTATGTATTCAGTTCTGAACAACAACAAGTTGGTTTCCGGTGATGGTAAACATGATTTTCTACTTTTAACAATGCtactgtggttgaagtcaagCGGAGATACGTTTCCTGTTCTTACTTTGAACTTCCCGTTATCAAGCATCATGTAATTTTATTGTGGTCACCCCACAATTTGTTTCTCGGCCAAGCTTGTCGCTGGTCTTTCGGATACGCTCTACAAGAACAAAAAGTCACCAACAAATAGTCTTCGTGATACAAATTCCCAAGGGAACTAAAATCACGGATTGCGCTTATACGCTGCAATGTACATTCATTTTTgctcaaatttattttttttgtcttggtcaagtggagaaaatatgggcccccccccaaaaaaaaacaaataaaaagttggGTTAACTCCTAAATTTAAAGGCAACGAAACTACGATTAAATTTTAAGTTTGGGAATtccatgacatttttaaaaacgtttttctgTTGTTAAAATTGGCTTTCCCGCATTTCACAACGAAAAAAATAGGAGTATATCGAACCATTGTCCTCTCACCTAAAGgatataaggaaaaaaaaactgcaaattgtTTCGGAGCAAAcaacttgcttgctttgttaTGCTAACATTGTTTCTATAAatgtcacaaatttttatttagTTGTTCCAACTTAAATTACCATGTTagtccccgccccaaaaaattgcttttttttccagtaaacaGGAAATCGCCAGGCAAGAAAATGATTTCGAAAGTAGCTTTGTAAAAAAATCTGATCTGTTTGTTCACATTCATTTCACAAATGAAGATAAAAAGTAAGATGCTTTTATTTAACCGCACCCTCTTGCATTCTTGCTCCACATTGTCAGTGCTGAACTAGGCACATAATGACACCAAAGGTTTATTTACACCCATGTTTTCAGCACTTTTACATCTGAAAATTGGCAACATCTGAAAATTGGCAACATCTTtgccaatttttaaaatggaaaaaaaagtgtgtctcctgcttttttttccattagagTGCCATCTACTGGTCGGGCACTGTCACACTTTCTTTCTTTGGTTCCCCAGTGTTTTGAAATATCTCTTCTTCATTCTCTATATGTAGGCCCAGGTGTTTCTGAACCAGCTCTACAAGACTCCGGTTGAACTGCGCTTGGACAAAAACCCGGATCTCACGGCCATTCGCTTTGCCTCCTTCAACCCCATCCTCGACCCCTGGATTTACATCCTGCTGCGCAAGGCCGTTTTCCGCCAGCTCGTGGAGAACATCAAATGTCTCTTCTGCAAAATGGGTGCCAGGAGCCAGAAGACGAGCGACAACGGGAGCTTACGCTGCATGGACGCCGCGCCCCGTCCGCCCTCCTCGGCCGTCTCCAAGCGGGACTCGCACTCGCTGGTGTCCGGTGACGTTCCTAATATAAGCTCTCAGACTTTCTTGTGCATCTCGCAGGTAAGGGACACACAGGCAATGAGCTGCTGTGCCAATCATAAAGCGGAAAGTCTCTCATGGGCTTCATCGTGCGAGCAGGGCAACGTGGCGCCAAGGACTGAGGGGGGCCCTGTGATTATGGGCCCCCAGACTTCGCCAGCTAAGGACCCCGGGCTACAGGTGTCACTCAGCTCTGTAACCATGGAGGAAAAATGCATCTGACCTTGCACTGACTTCGAAATGGAGCACATGTGGAAGGAAAAAACTGTCATATCTCACAGGCAATCAGTCAGGAAAAATAATGCTAACAATGAAGAGTTTATTAGCACTGTTGCCTCACAGCAAGGTCTGGAATGCTGAATTTTCAAGTATTTCAAAGAGTGTCCTGTAAATGGTTAAAGCAACTCCAAAACTCGTGTAAAATCACGTGAGATACAAAGTGAATTTCATGACAATGAAACGTAACAGGATCGCCTGACAAAAAGGGAAAATCCGTTTTATTTGTCCATCCATGTGTTTGCTAGCAGCTACTTCCTGGTTTAGCATCGGACTAACTCCTATTTGAAATCCGGgattttattaatatttttataaaGTGGAGGTTGAATGGTTCTGTTGTGAatcagtggcaaaaaaaagggggaaatcaTATTAAGCTTGTTTGTGCCTCTATTTGTTAGCGAGCGCCTAGCTCCTGGTTGAGATGTTAGCAAGAGAAATAGCCTACCGCTTTAATTTTTGTCTAGGAGGAACAGTTTCTTTTTGGCAAAAATACAAAGCAAATCACTCAAACTAAAAATTGTGACGCattgtggttttgtttgtctgtCTTGTCTAAAATTAGTGCACTGCTACTTAATTAGGTTGGCGATGAATACAGTTCCATCATGACTCAAGTGGTAAAAACTCAAATAAACATTCCTTAtagaaaagtgatttttttaaaaatgtgaaacattccTTAtagaaaagtgatttttttaaaaatgtgtgcgtATATGTGCAAgtgcttctttgtgacatttggctgccaaaaaaaaaaacgaaaagaaaaactCATAAAGTCCCATCCAACGATTTAATATAGCAATTAGCCTTGTTAGCATAGCAGGTGAGCTGTAGGCTATCCCctttgactttgggcaaaagtcTGACTAATTGCCAGCAgactgcagggcacatataaaaGTTCCCAAAACCAATCACAAGGAGCAACTATTTAGTCTATtacgcttgtttttggaatgtgggaggagacaaaAGATTCAAACCCccgcactgtgaggcagccATGCTAACCAcgagtgcggtgttctgcttGTAGAGTGCAATATTAGTTTTTTTCCATCAATATCTCTGTTAGCTGTCTCCGCTTATTGGTCACCAGGGCGGAGTgaacagaaattcacacaaCTTTCCTGGAATCAGGGTGTGTGCTTATTGCATAATCTTGATTATTAACgaacaa
This sequence is a window from Hippocampus zosterae strain Florida chromosome 6, ASM2543408v3, whole genome shotgun sequence. Protein-coding genes within it:
- the ptger4a gene encoding prostaglandin E receptor 4 (subtype EP4) a isoform X1, with product MESATSEQSVTGRPMIPTIPSIMFIFGVVGNVIAIAVLCKSRKEQKETTFYTLVCGLAVTDLLGTLLASPVTIATYVKGAWPGGEPLCQYFGFTLIFFSLAGLSIICAMSVERYMAINHAYFYNDHVDQKLAGLTLAAIYVSNALFCALPVLGFGRVQKQYPRTWCFLEWRSNETSDAAFNFMYAGFSSVLILATVLCNVLVCGALIRMHRRYMRRTSLGADLTRGSVDSRKRARSFGRLAGAEIQMVILLIGTSAVVLICSIPLVAQVFLNQLYKTPVELRLDKNPDLTAIRFASFNPILDPWIYILLRKAVFRQLVENIKCLFCKMGARSQKTSDNGSLRCMDAAPRPPSSAVSKRDSHSLVSGDVPNISSQTFLCISQVRDTQAMSCCANHKAESLSWASSCEQGNVAPRTEGGPVIMGPQTSPAKDPGLQVSLSSVTMEEKCI
- the ptger4a gene encoding prostaglandin E receptor 4 (subtype EP4) a isoform X2, translating into MESATSEQSVTGRPMIPTIPSIMFIFGVVGNVIAIAVLCKSRKEQKETTFYTLVCGLAVTDLLGTLLASPVTIATYVKGAWPGGEPLCQYFGFTLIFFSLAGLSIICAMSVERYMAINHAYFYNDHVDQKLAGLTLAAIYVSNALFCALPVLGFGRVQKQYPRTWCFLEWRSNETSDAAFNFMYAGFSSVLILATVLCNVLVCGALIRMHRRYMRRTSLGADLTRGSVDSRKRARSFGRLAGAEIQMVILLIGTSAVVLICSIPLVAQVFLNQLYKTPVELRLDKNPDLTAIRFASFNPILDPWIYILLRKAVFRQLVENIKCLFCKMGARSQKTSDNGSLRCMDAAPRPPSSAVSKRDSHSLVSGDVPNISSQTFLCISQGNVAPRTEGGPVIMGPQTSPAKDPGLQVSLSSVTMEEKCI